From one Magnolia sinica isolate HGM2019 chromosome 18, MsV1, whole genome shotgun sequence genomic stretch:
- the LOC131233120 gene encoding nuclear pore complex protein NUP1-like isoform X2, whose protein sequence is MASASTGSYEGGIGGKFRSRPLRRPPTPYDRPPTAVRNPNGGDDGRNGWLSKLVDPASRVITSSAARLFSSVFRKRLLTPPALAEANQEPGHELTGPVFIQNPSSEAQAQVQGSNERGKPNNSSDNHGINELEQLLQQKTFTRVEIDRLTELLRSRTVDASADDEDKKIEPSTSQMVAPPAGQEKATISTQENVRSSRLFGSISTPAIDLSVPEEQISSPAELAKAYMGSRSSKLSPPKLGLRNRIFRDDTASPNILQFTLKSPNVSLGARSVGRFSGVPALSENSYQTPRPRGRSSMSSMTHSPYSRLHSIASLKGTEPIDDGHVGPSTSSQWPRVNNMLSNGNQVLKRRSSIIEFGSVGPIRRVRQKSNLISPLKDVNSTHRNPPVSFSQVGSDAVQGSMSSMQVPLMMDETKYNASNLHVAENRDNRISTTNFTCLPPQSSEVAQKILQQLDKLAPSPKERSSELKATISKEKSPAISMCNMLNGQPLKIMEDMQTPKFQNAQGGGTLNELSWTRNEVSPGNAISHNQDRGEVNGPMTTAHAVVKVSEASGVEKTVFSVKDTLSGMRHADSAIFGLAGNPPCGKQVFQMSAPKESLELDNDNQNSSTQATAEKEKRQSSASEQKTVVAEAVKAEKPLLSSSGSQPAASLTFNKGANTTTKASDGHIVAEKAATFTSPTTPSLLPTRTVQSSSLFNSSVLLKEQTGIPIFSFDPKSAEKGAAVTFSSISTNASSTLGLKFDSTELLSSNVTATVIPSINLPEATSSGRSDKNQKARDVNISSEKVVASAVSTSTTPTFFAFGASTNSSPSNGFPTPTASSVSNTPAVHVSLISSSSTATTSSSSSPSTSTAAAPTFHAASMFKLGTTSAAVAHSNSVSLPSTTSGLKPALIETKQASPFSSTISTVVPASPSAFTSSGSSNVFRLSASAPSSTTNSSSSANNQSQNLTSFSGAAGSLFGSAKPFTQSKPSQHASGSSPFGSSASSPSFGLSGSSSFGSSSSSFASLAPSGQTFGSGSGHGLSSSAPFLAGAGSLSSSSSGSSLFSSGSQPASGTASSSLATGFSFGAIPAAGGTAPPATGFSFGASAAAAGSKSASSPATGLSFGASAAAASSTPASSLAAGFSFGASTTAAGSFPASSPLGTGFSFGAYTATAGSLPASSPPATWFSFGASTTAASSTPASSPPATRFSFGASAAAAASSAPLTFGSSGGASSSSPFSFTSAAAGPTKSLLSPAQPLFGTSIPVVGFRSASPVNVQMNVEDSMAEDTVQASMPVAPAFNQPAQSASPFNFNFSSATPSGGPPAFQFGSQQNPATPQHPSPFPATGSLELPGGGFSLGTGSVDKSSRRIVRVRNKLRKK, encoded by the exons CAGAATCCTTCTTCTGAAGCACAAGCACAAGTACAAGGAAGCAATGAAAGAGGAAAACCAAACAATAGTTCTGACAACCATGGAATTAATGAACTTGAGCAACTGCTACAGCAGAAGACCTTCACAAG AGTTGAAATTGATCGCTTGACAGAACTACTGCGTTCGAGAACAGTCGATGCATCCGCAGATGATGAAGATAAAAAAATTGAACCAAGTACATCACAAATGGTGGCCCCTCCTGCGGGACAGGAAAAGGCAACAATTTCAACACAGGAAAATGTAAGGAGCTCAAGATTATTTGGAAGCATCTCAACCCCAGCCATTGATTTAAGT GTTCCTGAAGAACAAATTAGTTCACCTGCAGAACTTGCAAAAGCCTACATGGGCAGTCGATCTTCAAAACTCTCTCCACCCAAGTTAGGTTTGCGGAATCGTATATTTAGGGATGATACAGCTTCCCCAAATATTTTACAATTTACACTAAAGTCACCCAATGTGTCACTTGGAGCAAGATCTGTTGGCCGTTTTTCTGGCGTTCCTGCACTTTCTGAAAATAGCTATCAGACCCCAAGACCACGAGGCAGATCTTCTATGTCTAGCATGACTCATTCTCCATATTCTAGACTTCATTCCATAGCTTCTCTCAAG GGCACTGAGCCTATTGATGATGGCCATGTTGGCCCCTCAACATCATCTCAATGGCCACGGGTGAACAACATGCTTTCCAATGGTAACCAG GTATTGAAGCGGAGGAGTTCCATCATCGAGTTCGGATCTGTTGGTCCTATACGTAGGGTTCGTCAGAAATCTAATCTGATTTCTCCTCTAAAAGATGTGAACTCAACTCATAGAAATCCTCCAGTTTccttttctcaggttggttctgATGCTGTTCAAGGCTCCATGTCGTCTATGCAAGTGCCGCTTATGATGGATGAAACTAAGTACAATGCCTCAAATCTACATGTTGCTGAAAACAGAGATAATAGAATTTCCACTACAAATTTCACTTGTCTTCCTCCTCAGTCAAGTGAGGTGGCACAGAAAATACTGCAACAGCTTGATAAGTTAGCGCCTTCTCCCAAAGAGAGATCATCTGAGTTGAAAGCAACTATATCCAAGGAGAAGTCACCTGCTATATCAATGTGTAATATGTTAAATGGACAGCCTCTCAAAATCATGGAGGATATGCAAACCCCAAAGTTTCAGAATGCACAGGGTGGTGGTACCTTGAATGAGCTGAGCTGGACCCGGAATGAAGTTAGTCCTGGAAATGCTATTTCTCATAATCAAGATAGAGGTGAAGTGAATGGTCCTATGACAACTGCTCATGCAGTAGTTAAAGTTTCTGAAGCTTCTGGTGTGGAAAAGACAGTTTTTTCTGTTAAAGATACCTTGTCTGGTATGAGGCATGCAGATTCTGCAATTTTTGGTTTAGCTGGAAATCCACCATGTGGTAAACAAGTTTTTCAGATGAGTGCACCTAAG GAATCTCTGGAGCTGGACAATGATAATCAGAATTCTTCTACTCAGGCGACAGCTGAAAAAGAAAAACGACAATCTTCTGCATCAGAGCAGAAAACTGTTGTTGCTGAAGCAGTAAAAGCAGAGAAGCCTCTTCTTTCCTCCTCTGGAAGCCAGCCAGCTGCATCTTTGACATTCAACAAAGGTGCTAACACAACTACGAAAGCTTCCGATGGGCATATTGTTGCTGAAAAAGCTGCTACCTTTACCTCTCCTACTACTCCCAGTCTGCTTCCAACACGCACTGTTCAGTCATCCTCACTGTTTAATTCATCGGTCCTTCTGAAGGAACAAACTGGTATTCCTATTTTCAGTTTTGACCCTAAAAGTGCTGAAAAGGGTGCTGCTGttacattttcttcaatttccacCAATGCTAGCAGCACTTTGGGCCTGAAATTTGATTCCACGGAGTTATTGAGCAG CAATGTCACTGCTACTGTAATTCCATCAATAAATCTACCAGAAGCCACATCATCAGGTAGAAGTGATAAAAATCAGAAGGCCAGAGATGTAAACATATCATCAGAAAAGGTTGTTGCCTCAGCTGTATCAACATCGACCACCCCAACATTCTTTGCCTTTGGCGCTTCTACCAATTCCAGTCCAAGCAATGGTTTCCCAACTCCAACTGCATCCTCAGTTTCCAATACGCCAGCAGTTCACGTCAGCTTGATTTCCTCCAGCAGCACTGCTACAACTTCTAGCAGCAGCAGTCCATCTACTTCAACTGCAGCAGCACCTACTTTTCATGCAGCATCCATGTTCAAGCTTGGCACCACTTCAGCAGCTGTTGCTCATTCGAATTCAGTTTCACTACCTTCAACAACTTCTGGCTTGAAGCCGGCACTCATAGAAACCAAGCAAGCATCACCATTCAGTAGTACAATCAGCACTGTTGTTCCAGCATCGCCTTCTGCATTCACAAGTTCAGGCAGCAGTAATGTTTTCAGGTTGAGTGCTTCAGCCCCATCTAGTACCACAAACTCATCATCATCTGCCAATAACCAGTCTCAGAACTTGACTTCCTTCAGCGGCGCTGCTGGATCACTGTTTGGCAGCGCTAAGCCATTTACACAGAGTAAACCTAGTCAACATGCTTCTGGCAGTTCTCCATTTGGGTCATCTGCTTCTTCTCCTTCATTTGGACTGAGTGGGTCTTCCTCTTTTGGTTCCAGCAGTTCCTCATTCGCATCATTGGCCCCCAGCGGTCAAACATTCGGCTCTGGTTCTGGCCATGGACTGAGTTCTTCAGCACCTTTTTTAGCTGGTGCAGGTTCTCTTAGTTCCAGCAGCAGTGGTTCTAGTTTATTCAGTTCAGGAAGTCAGCCAGCCAGTGGCACTGCATCTTCTTCCCTGGCAACTGGGTTTTCTTTCGGAGCAATTCCTGCTGCTGGTGGTACTGCTCCTCCAGCAACAGGGTTCTCTTTTGGAgcatctgctgctgctgccggTAGTAAGTCTGCATCTTCTCCAGCAACAGGGTTGTCTTTTGGAGCATCCGCTGCTGCCGCTAGTAGTACGCCTGCATCTTCTTTGGCAGCAGGATTTTCTTTTGGAGCATCTACTACTGCTGCTGGTAGTTTCCCTGCTTCCTCTCCTCTAGGAACAGGGTTTTCTTTTGGAGCATACACTGCTACTGCTGGTAGTTTACCTGCATCTTCTCCTCCAGCAACATGGTTTTCTTTTGGAGCATCCACTACTGCTGCCAGTAGTACGCCTGCATCTTCCCCTCCAGCAACGAGGTTTTCTTTTGGtgcatctgctgctgctgctgctagcaGTGCACCACTGACATTCGGTTCATCTGGTGGTGCTTCAAGTAGCTCTCCATTCTCATTCACTTCAGCAGCTGCTGGTCCTACTAAGAGCTTGCTCTCCCCAGCGCAGCCCCTTTTTGGGACGTCAATTCCAGTTGTTGGGTTCAGATCAGCATCCCCAGTAAATGTCCAGATGAATGTTGAGGACAGCATGGCTGAGGACACAGTCCAAGCGTCTATGCCTGTGGCCCCTGCATTCAACCAACCAGCTCAATCCGCCTCACCGTTTAATTTCAATTTCAGTTCTGCCActccttcaggtgggccaccagccTTCCAGTTTGGCAGTCAACAGAATCCGGCAACTCCTCAGCATCCATCTCCATTTCCAGCAACTGGTAGTTTAGAGTTGCCAGGTGGAGGTTTCTCATTGGGCACTGGGAGCGTCGACAAGTCAAGCCGCAGAATCGTTAGAGTAAGAAATAAGCTCCGGAAAAAGTAG
- the LOC131233120 gene encoding nuclear pore complex protein NUP1-like isoform X1 produces the protein MYFYSALDALLYSHQFWFVVSEVVFLLSRVEIDRLTELLRSRTVDASADDEDKKIEPSTSQMVAPPAGQEKATISTQENVRSSRLFGSISTPAIDLSVPEEQISSPAELAKAYMGSRSSKLSPPKLGLRNRIFRDDTASPNILQFTLKSPNVSLGARSVGRFSGVPALSENSYQTPRPRGRSSMSSMTHSPYSRLHSIASLKGTEPIDDGHVGPSTSSQWPRVNNMLSNGNQVLKRRSSIIEFGSVGPIRRVRQKSNLISPLKDVNSTHRNPPVSFSQVGSDAVQGSMSSMQVPLMMDETKYNASNLHVAENRDNRISTTNFTCLPPQSSEVAQKILQQLDKLAPSPKERSSELKATISKEKSPAISMCNMLNGQPLKIMEDMQTPKFQNAQGGGTLNELSWTRNEVSPGNAISHNQDRGEVNGPMTTAHAVVKVSEASGVEKTVFSVKDTLSGMRHADSAIFGLAGNPPCGKQVFQMSAPKATAEKEKRQSSASEQKTVVAEAVKAEKPLLSSSGSQPAASLTFNKGANTTTKASDGHIVAEKAATFTSPTTPSLLPTRTVQSSSLFNSSVLLKEQTGIPIFSFDPKSAEKGAAVTFSSISTNASSTLGLKFDSTELLSSNVTATVIPSINLPEATSSGRSDKNQKARDVNISSEKVVASAVSTSTTPTFFAFGASTNSSPSNGFPTPTASSVSNTPAVHVSLISSSSTATTSSSSSPSTSTAAAPTFHAASMFKLGTTSAAVAHSNSVSLPSTTSGLKPALIETKQASPFSSTISTVVPASPSAFTSSGSSNVFRLSASAPSSTTNSSSSANNQSQNLTSFSGAAGSLFGSAKPFTQSKPSQHASGSSPFGSSASSPSFGLSGSSSFGSSSSSFASLAPSGQTFGSGSGHGLSSSAPFLAGAGSLSSSSSGSSLFSSGSQPASGTASSSLATGFSFGAIPAAGGTAPPATGFSFGASAAAAGSKSASSPATGLSFGASAAAASSTPASSLAAGFSFGASTTAAGSFPASSPLGTGFSFGAYTATAGSLPASSPPATWFSFGASTTAASSTPASSPPATRFSFGASAAAAASSAPLTFGSSGGASSSSPFSFTSAAAGPTKSLLSPAQPLFGTSIPVVGFRSASPVNVQMNVEDSMAEDTVQASMPVAPAFNQPAQSASPFNFNFSSATPSGGPPAFQFGSQQNPATPQHPSPFPATGSLELPGGGFSLGTGSVDKSSRRIVRVRNKLRKK, from the exons ATGTACTTTTATTCTGCTTTAGATGCTCTTCTATATTCACACCAATTTTGGTTTGTTGTTTCTGAGGTGGTTTTTTTGCTGTCTAGAGTTGAAATTGATCGCTTGACAGAACTACTGCGTTCGAGAACAGTCGATGCATCCGCAGATGATGAAGATAAAAAAATTGAACCAAGTACATCACAAATGGTGGCCCCTCCTGCGGGACAGGAAAAGGCAACAATTTCAACACAGGAAAATGTAAGGAGCTCAAGATTATTTGGAAGCATCTCAACCCCAGCCATTGATTTAAGT GTTCCTGAAGAACAAATTAGTTCACCTGCAGAACTTGCAAAAGCCTACATGGGCAGTCGATCTTCAAAACTCTCTCCACCCAAGTTAGGTTTGCGGAATCGTATATTTAGGGATGATACAGCTTCCCCAAATATTTTACAATTTACACTAAAGTCACCCAATGTGTCACTTGGAGCAAGATCTGTTGGCCGTTTTTCTGGCGTTCCTGCACTTTCTGAAAATAGCTATCAGACCCCAAGACCACGAGGCAGATCTTCTATGTCTAGCATGACTCATTCTCCATATTCTAGACTTCATTCCATAGCTTCTCTCAAG GGCACTGAGCCTATTGATGATGGCCATGTTGGCCCCTCAACATCATCTCAATGGCCACGGGTGAACAACATGCTTTCCAATGGTAACCAG GTATTGAAGCGGAGGAGTTCCATCATCGAGTTCGGATCTGTTGGTCCTATACGTAGGGTTCGTCAGAAATCTAATCTGATTTCTCCTCTAAAAGATGTGAACTCAACTCATAGAAATCCTCCAGTTTccttttctcaggttggttctgATGCTGTTCAAGGCTCCATGTCGTCTATGCAAGTGCCGCTTATGATGGATGAAACTAAGTACAATGCCTCAAATCTACATGTTGCTGAAAACAGAGATAATAGAATTTCCACTACAAATTTCACTTGTCTTCCTCCTCAGTCAAGTGAGGTGGCACAGAAAATACTGCAACAGCTTGATAAGTTAGCGCCTTCTCCCAAAGAGAGATCATCTGAGTTGAAAGCAACTATATCCAAGGAGAAGTCACCTGCTATATCAATGTGTAATATGTTAAATGGACAGCCTCTCAAAATCATGGAGGATATGCAAACCCCAAAGTTTCAGAATGCACAGGGTGGTGGTACCTTGAATGAGCTGAGCTGGACCCGGAATGAAGTTAGTCCTGGAAATGCTATTTCTCATAATCAAGATAGAGGTGAAGTGAATGGTCCTATGACAACTGCTCATGCAGTAGTTAAAGTTTCTGAAGCTTCTGGTGTGGAAAAGACAGTTTTTTCTGTTAAAGATACCTTGTCTGGTATGAGGCATGCAGATTCTGCAATTTTTGGTTTAGCTGGAAATCCACCATGTGGTAAACAAGTTTTTCAGATGAGTGCACCTAAG GCGACAGCTGAAAAAGAAAAACGACAATCTTCTGCATCAGAGCAGAAAACTGTTGTTGCTGAAGCAGTAAAAGCAGAGAAGCCTCTTCTTTCCTCCTCTGGAAGCCAGCCAGCTGCATCTTTGACATTCAACAAAGGTGCTAACACAACTACGAAAGCTTCCGATGGGCATATTGTTGCTGAAAAAGCTGCTACCTTTACCTCTCCTACTACTCCCAGTCTGCTTCCAACACGCACTGTTCAGTCATCCTCACTGTTTAATTCATCGGTCCTTCTGAAGGAACAAACTGGTATTCCTATTTTCAGTTTTGACCCTAAAAGTGCTGAAAAGGGTGCTGCTGttacattttcttcaatttccacCAATGCTAGCAGCACTTTGGGCCTGAAATTTGATTCCACGGAGTTATTGAGCAG CAATGTCACTGCTACTGTAATTCCATCAATAAATCTACCAGAAGCCACATCATCAGGTAGAAGTGATAAAAATCAGAAGGCCAGAGATGTAAACATATCATCAGAAAAGGTTGTTGCCTCAGCTGTATCAACATCGACCACCCCAACATTCTTTGCCTTTGGCGCTTCTACCAATTCCAGTCCAAGCAATGGTTTCCCAACTCCAACTGCATCCTCAGTTTCCAATACGCCAGCAGTTCACGTCAGCTTGATTTCCTCCAGCAGCACTGCTACAACTTCTAGCAGCAGCAGTCCATCTACTTCAACTGCAGCAGCACCTACTTTTCATGCAGCATCCATGTTCAAGCTTGGCACCACTTCAGCAGCTGTTGCTCATTCGAATTCAGTTTCACTACCTTCAACAACTTCTGGCTTGAAGCCGGCACTCATAGAAACCAAGCAAGCATCACCATTCAGTAGTACAATCAGCACTGTTGTTCCAGCATCGCCTTCTGCATTCACAAGTTCAGGCAGCAGTAATGTTTTCAGGTTGAGTGCTTCAGCCCCATCTAGTACCACAAACTCATCATCATCTGCCAATAACCAGTCTCAGAACTTGACTTCCTTCAGCGGCGCTGCTGGATCACTGTTTGGCAGCGCTAAGCCATTTACACAGAGTAAACCTAGTCAACATGCTTCTGGCAGTTCTCCATTTGGGTCATCTGCTTCTTCTCCTTCATTTGGACTGAGTGGGTCTTCCTCTTTTGGTTCCAGCAGTTCCTCATTCGCATCATTGGCCCCCAGCGGTCAAACATTCGGCTCTGGTTCTGGCCATGGACTGAGTTCTTCAGCACCTTTTTTAGCTGGTGCAGGTTCTCTTAGTTCCAGCAGCAGTGGTTCTAGTTTATTCAGTTCAGGAAGTCAGCCAGCCAGTGGCACTGCATCTTCTTCCCTGGCAACTGGGTTTTCTTTCGGAGCAATTCCTGCTGCTGGTGGTACTGCTCCTCCAGCAACAGGGTTCTCTTTTGGAgcatctgctgctgctgccggTAGTAAGTCTGCATCTTCTCCAGCAACAGGGTTGTCTTTTGGAGCATCCGCTGCTGCCGCTAGTAGTACGCCTGCATCTTCTTTGGCAGCAGGATTTTCTTTTGGAGCATCTACTACTGCTGCTGGTAGTTTCCCTGCTTCCTCTCCTCTAGGAACAGGGTTTTCTTTTGGAGCATACACTGCTACTGCTGGTAGTTTACCTGCATCTTCTCCTCCAGCAACATGGTTTTCTTTTGGAGCATCCACTACTGCTGCCAGTAGTACGCCTGCATCTTCCCCTCCAGCAACGAGGTTTTCTTTTGGtgcatctgctgctgctgctgctagcaGTGCACCACTGACATTCGGTTCATCTGGTGGTGCTTCAAGTAGCTCTCCATTCTCATTCACTTCAGCAGCTGCTGGTCCTACTAAGAGCTTGCTCTCCCCAGCGCAGCCCCTTTTTGGGACGTCAATTCCAGTTGTTGGGTTCAGATCAGCATCCCCAGTAAATGTCCAGATGAATGTTGAGGACAGCATGGCTGAGGACACAGTCCAAGCGTCTATGCCTGTGGCCCCTGCATTCAACCAACCAGCTCAATCCGCCTCACCGTTTAATTTCAATTTCAGTTCTGCCActccttcaggtgggccaccagccTTCCAGTTTGGCAGTCAACAGAATCCGGCAACTCCTCAGCATCCATCTCCATTTCCAGCAACTGGTAGTTTAGAGTTGCCAGGTGGAGGTTTCTCATTGGGCACTGGGAGCGTCGACAAGTCAAGCCGCAGAATCGTTAGAGTAAGAAATAAGCTCCGGAAAAAGTAG